From Haliotis asinina isolate JCU_RB_2024 chromosome 8, JCU_Hal_asi_v2, whole genome shotgun sequence, a single genomic window includes:
- the LOC137293424 gene encoding coiled-coil domain-containing protein 85C-A-like isoform X1 — protein sequence MDWETHRPSAPSTPTSMSSQSTGTSSTRALPYKTFNPSPSVTALTKLSDEELRRKGVEDLIRILRRVECDYKYLLTELTGITKDANRRMQIHLMEIRSLKDINQKLQDDNQELRDLCCFLDDDRQKGRKLAREWQRFGRYTASVMRSEVAAYQEKLRELEQKQEELIKDNTELKELCLYLDQERIQFTGARDEGDGSSNGTTTAHEEGPASHLLHQPMITSQSVGGHTNRTSNIPEQTMNYIKQLENKVRHLEDEKKQTGQLRDRNSTDGYRQSTSSQLSNRLDALQQSSGGVPRRSGPMGHVSGAAPSLTTPSAGASKPEAVVHAMKVLQVHEQLERAERDVGDENLDDKEKAIVREMCNVVWRKLGDVAPERNNLRSGYSGSSVLSRQGYPPPPPPDSFSPPPPAPGISPGPQSLGFQSPPPPPGYNPPSSLTHQSANSGLSTQATSSSLNSHPSNSTMNSHPSSSTMNHHTSNSMMNHHSTSSYHSTSSMGYYPSTLSVGHHPSSSSMGQHPSMSHHPSTSSMGQHTISSSGPPPMNHLPSSSSHGHPSHSSHMYSNTVSSNGPSSSLGHHSTSYSSHPSQTYRHPPPIPGSHLQSQSSPHTPPPSTPIPMEQPPPPAPRQMHYHQEWRQNYLDGSGHR from the exons ATGGACTGGGAAACGCATCGTCCCAGCGCACCATCCACACCTACCAGTATGTCGAGCCAGTCAACTGGAACCAGTTCGACTCGTGCACTTCCTTACAAGACTTTCAACCCAAGTCCGTCAGTCACGGCCCTTACCAAACTGTCAGATGAAGAGCTGCGACGTAAAGGTGTAGAGGACCTGATACGGATACTGAGACGTGTAGAATGTGACTACAAATACCTGTTGACGGAATTAACAGGCATTACGAAGGACGCGAACAGGAGGATGCAGATACACCTTATGGAAATACGAAGTTTAAAAGATATTAATCAGAAATTACAAGATGATAATCAGGAGCTGAGAGATCTGTGTTGTTTCTTAGATGATGACAGACAAAAGGGGAGAAAACTTGCCCGTGAATGGCAAAGGTTTGGCCGATATACAGCAAGTGTAATGAGAAGTGAAGTTGCTGCTTATCAGGAAAAACTGCGCGAACTTGAACAGAAGCAAGAAGAGTTGATCAAGGACAACACTGAATTGAAAGAATTATGCCTTTACCTGGATCAAGAGAGGATACAGTTTACAGGAGCTAGGGATGAAGGAGATGGAAGCAGTAATGGTACTACAACTGCTCATGAGGAGGGGCCTGCCTCTCACTTGCTTCATCAACCAATGATCACAAGTCAGTCTGTGGGTGGACATACGAACAGGACATCAAACA TTCCTGAGCAAACAATGAACTACATCAAACAGCTGGAGAACAAAGTTCGacatttggaagatgaaaagaaacaaacaggACAACTG AGAGACCGTAACAGCACTGATGGCTACCGACAAAGTACAAGTAGCCAGTTGAGCAATAGACTGGATGCATTACAG CAGTCATCTGGAGGTGTTCCCCGTCGGTCTGGGCCTATGGGGCATGTATCGGGCGCTGCTCCTTCCCTCACCACACCATCAGCAGGGGCCAGTAAACCAGAGGCAGTTGTGCATGCTATGAAG GTTCTGCAAGTGCATGAGCAGCTGGAGAGAGCTGAGAGAGATGTCGGAGATGAGAACTTGGACGACAAGGAAAAGGCCATTGTGAGGGAGATGTGTAAC GTTGTATGGAGGAAACTTGGTGATGTGGCACCAGAAAGGAACAACCTTCGGAGTGGTTATTCTGGATCTTCAGTCCTTTCCCGACAGGGTTATCCTCCTCCCCCACCCCCAGACTCTTtctccccacccccacctgCTCCAGGCATCAGTCCTGGTCCCCAGTCTCTAGGATTCCAGTCTCCTCCCCCTCCTCCAGGGTATAATCCTCCTTCGTCACTTACACATCAGTCTGCAAATTCAGGACTTTCTACCCAGGCCACAAGCTCCAGCTTGAACAGCCATCCTTCAAATTCCACAATGAATAGTCACCCATCGAGTTCTACAATGAATCATCACACATCGAACTCCATGATGAACCATCACTCAACTTCAAGTTACCACTCTACATCCTCAATGGGCTATTATCCCTCAACCTTGTCTGTTGGCCACCACCCTTCATCATCTTCTATGGGACAACATCCATCGATGAGTCACCATCCTTCAACATCTTCTATGGGGCAACATACCATTTCCTCCTCTGGACCTCCACCAATGAACCATCTACCTTCATCAAGTTCCCATGGGCATCCATCTCACTCATCACACATGTATTCAAACACCGTGTCAAGCAATGGCCCAAGCTCCAGCCTGGGACATCACAGTACCTCTTACTCCTCCCACCCGTCTCAGACGTACCGCCACCCTCCACCTATACCTGGAAGTCACCTGCAATCCCAGAGTTCCCCACACACTCCTCCCCCTTCTACACCCATCCCAATGGAACAACCACCACCCCCAGCCCCAAGACAGATGCATTATCACCAAGAATGGAGGCAGAATTATCTTGATGGATCTGGACATCGATAG
- the LOC137293424 gene encoding uncharacterized protein isoform X2, giving the protein MDWETHRPSAPSTPTSMSSQSTGTSSTRALPYKTFNPSPSVTALTKLSDEELRRKGVEDLIRILRRVECDYKYLLTELTGITKDANRRMQIHLMEIRSLKDINQKLQDDNQELRDLCCFLDDDRQKGRKLAREWQRFGRYTASVMRSEVAAYQEKLRELEQKQEELIKDNTELKELCLYLDQERIQFTGARDEGDGSSNGTTTAHEEGPASHLLHQPMITSQSVGGHTNRTSNIPEQTMNYIKQLENKVRHLEDEKKQTGQLRDRNSTDGYRQSTSSQLSNRLDALQVLQVHEQLERAERDVGDENLDDKEKAIVREMCNVVWRKLGDVAPERNNLRSGYSGSSVLSRQGYPPPPPPDSFSPPPPAPGISPGPQSLGFQSPPPPPGYNPPSSLTHQSANSGLSTQATSSSLNSHPSNSTMNSHPSSSTMNHHTSNSMMNHHSTSSYHSTSSMGYYPSTLSVGHHPSSSSMGQHPSMSHHPSTSSMGQHTISSSGPPPMNHLPSSSSHGHPSHSSHMYSNTVSSNGPSSSLGHHSTSYSSHPSQTYRHPPPIPGSHLQSQSSPHTPPPSTPIPMEQPPPPAPRQMHYHQEWRQNYLDGSGHR; this is encoded by the exons ATGGACTGGGAAACGCATCGTCCCAGCGCACCATCCACACCTACCAGTATGTCGAGCCAGTCAACTGGAACCAGTTCGACTCGTGCACTTCCTTACAAGACTTTCAACCCAAGTCCGTCAGTCACGGCCCTTACCAAACTGTCAGATGAAGAGCTGCGACGTAAAGGTGTAGAGGACCTGATACGGATACTGAGACGTGTAGAATGTGACTACAAATACCTGTTGACGGAATTAACAGGCATTACGAAGGACGCGAACAGGAGGATGCAGATACACCTTATGGAAATACGAAGTTTAAAAGATATTAATCAGAAATTACAAGATGATAATCAGGAGCTGAGAGATCTGTGTTGTTTCTTAGATGATGACAGACAAAAGGGGAGAAAACTTGCCCGTGAATGGCAAAGGTTTGGCCGATATACAGCAAGTGTAATGAGAAGTGAAGTTGCTGCTTATCAGGAAAAACTGCGCGAACTTGAACAGAAGCAAGAAGAGTTGATCAAGGACAACACTGAATTGAAAGAATTATGCCTTTACCTGGATCAAGAGAGGATACAGTTTACAGGAGCTAGGGATGAAGGAGATGGAAGCAGTAATGGTACTACAACTGCTCATGAGGAGGGGCCTGCCTCTCACTTGCTTCATCAACCAATGATCACAAGTCAGTCTGTGGGTGGACATACGAACAGGACATCAAACA TTCCTGAGCAAACAATGAACTACATCAAACAGCTGGAGAACAAAGTTCGacatttggaagatgaaaagaaacaaacaggACAACTG AGAGACCGTAACAGCACTGATGGCTACCGACAAAGTACAAGTAGCCAGTTGAGCAATAGACTGGATGCATTACAG GTTCTGCAAGTGCATGAGCAGCTGGAGAGAGCTGAGAGAGATGTCGGAGATGAGAACTTGGACGACAAGGAAAAGGCCATTGTGAGGGAGATGTGTAAC GTTGTATGGAGGAAACTTGGTGATGTGGCACCAGAAAGGAACAACCTTCGGAGTGGTTATTCTGGATCTTCAGTCCTTTCCCGACAGGGTTATCCTCCTCCCCCACCCCCAGACTCTTtctccccacccccacctgCTCCAGGCATCAGTCCTGGTCCCCAGTCTCTAGGATTCCAGTCTCCTCCCCCTCCTCCAGGGTATAATCCTCCTTCGTCACTTACACATCAGTCTGCAAATTCAGGACTTTCTACCCAGGCCACAAGCTCCAGCTTGAACAGCCATCCTTCAAATTCCACAATGAATAGTCACCCATCGAGTTCTACAATGAATCATCACACATCGAACTCCATGATGAACCATCACTCAACTTCAAGTTACCACTCTACATCCTCAATGGGCTATTATCCCTCAACCTTGTCTGTTGGCCACCACCCTTCATCATCTTCTATGGGACAACATCCATCGATGAGTCACCATCCTTCAACATCTTCTATGGGGCAACATACCATTTCCTCCTCTGGACCTCCACCAATGAACCATCTACCTTCATCAAGTTCCCATGGGCATCCATCTCACTCATCACACATGTATTCAAACACCGTGTCAAGCAATGGCCCAAGCTCCAGCCTGGGACATCACAGTACCTCTTACTCCTCCCACCCGTCTCAGACGTACCGCCACCCTCCACCTATACCTGGAAGTCACCTGCAATCCCAGAGTTCCCCACACACTCCTCCCCCTTCTACACCCATCCCAATGGAACAACCACCACCCCCAGCCCCAAGACAGATGCATTATCACCAAGAATGGAGGCAGAATTATCTTGATGGATCTGGACATCGATAG
- the LOC137294879 gene encoding transmembrane protein 179-like, which translates to MGLGNIFVLSQVTAFLLSFIFSFFIFVPVWSNLNEFSGNCLLYSSGSWIPQSSTSQVKLNITWGPNSACNFTVFVGVAVMVLSIFYMVWQSRYLCRGIDSSWLDAFVTCAVTLVMTVVLFATALTASVGFREWCSLITNPVSQIERCENGQFDGRIVFTTGLVINTDNYYTEFEMSQFGLWSTWICWLVQSFLSVIKLYRYHRQEAFLTSMNRERERLLQRVGHSSTDPM; encoded by the exons ATGGGACTTGGAAATATTTTCGTGTTGTCTCAAGTGACAGCGTTTCTCTTGTCatttattttctcttttttcatatttgttccCGTTTGGTCGAACTTGAACGAATTCTCAGGCAACTGTCTACTCTATAGTTCAGGCTCATGGATACCACAGTCAAGCACCTCTCAAGTGAAACTGAATATCACATGGGGGCCAAATAGTGCATGTAATTTTACTGTGTTCGTTGGTGTTGCTGTAATGGTTTTGTCGATATTCTACATGGTCTGGCAGTCAAGATATCTGTGTAGAGGGATTGACAG TTCTTGGCTTGATGCATTTGTTACTTGTGCTGTGACACTCGTCATGACCGTGGTGTTATTTGCAACCGCTCTCACAGCAAGTGTGGGCTTCAGGGAGTGGTGCTCGCTCATCACCAATCCAGTGTCTCAGATAGAGCG ATGTGAAAATGGCCAGTTTGATGGTAGGATTGTGTTCACTACAGGGCTAGTGATCAATACAGACAACTACTACACAGAGTTTGAAATGTCACAG TTTGGTCTGTGGTCAACATGGATTTGTTGGTTAGTGCAGTCGTTTCTGTCAGTCATTAAGCTGTACCGCTACCACAGACAGGAAGCATTCCTCACCAGCATGAACAGAGAACGAGAACGTCTCCTCCAGAGAGTTGGACACTCATCAACAGACCCAATGTGA